A window of Fictibacillus halophilus contains these coding sequences:
- a CDS encoding homoserine dehydrogenase, whose protein sequence is MAPIKAALLGFGTVGQGVYEALKTHREQLQAVLGKEVVIEGILVKDGRKKREVDEHVLITTDFDEILNIDGLEVVFEAIVGEEPGFTYLSRALDKGCHVITANKVMFARHGRTLLDKAETRDRFVGFEATTAGGTPIIRSISQLLQVNEIHAVEAILNGTSNYILTNMREKGLPFHEVLKSAQELGYAEADPTNDIEGHDAFYKLMILSELSFGETPKWEDVERKGITEVTREQISVFKDWGYKVKHLARIRRDRDQFISSVKPVLVDADHPLYGVEDVQNAITIDTSLAGKVTVQGAGAGKLPTASAMVEDLTYVLQPHSVVRKKKVEQHAANSSEDTNFTSVGEYVVIGSSVSFHGTDDVQILKQEIKEELVFLLIECQVSTATLLKENPELAVYEVAGKERKKAVKLEQKDTLLKKVINL, encoded by the coding sequence ATGGCACCTATTAAAGCGGCGCTGCTAGGTTTTGGAACCGTTGGTCAAGGTGTATATGAAGCACTGAAAACGCATAGAGAACAACTTCAAGCTGTGCTGGGTAAAGAGGTTGTGATCGAAGGGATATTAGTTAAAGATGGAAGAAAAAAACGTGAAGTGGATGAACATGTTTTAATAACTACTGATTTTGATGAGATCCTCAATATTGATGGACTAGAGGTCGTGTTTGAAGCAATCGTGGGAGAAGAGCCAGGTTTTACTTATTTGAGTCGTGCACTTGATAAAGGCTGTCATGTGATCACCGCAAACAAAGTCATGTTTGCGAGACATGGAAGAACATTGCTCGATAAAGCGGAAACACGTGATCGTTTTGTTGGATTCGAAGCGACAACAGCAGGTGGAACACCAATCATTCGGAGCATCTCTCAGCTTCTTCAAGTGAACGAAATTCATGCAGTTGAAGCTATACTTAATGGCACATCCAACTACATTTTAACGAATATGAGGGAAAAAGGTCTTCCCTTTCATGAGGTGTTGAAATCTGCGCAAGAACTAGGTTATGCAGAGGCTGACCCGACAAATGATATAGAAGGTCATGATGCATTTTATAAGTTAATGATTTTAAGTGAGTTGTCGTTTGGTGAGACGCCAAAATGGGAGGATGTAGAACGCAAAGGAATAACAGAAGTAACGAGAGAGCAAATCTCGGTATTCAAAGACTGGGGATATAAGGTGAAGCATTTGGCGCGGATCCGCCGTGACCGCGACCAATTCATTTCATCAGTAAAACCCGTTTTGGTTGACGCAGATCACCCATTATATGGTGTGGAAGACGTTCAAAATGCCATTACGATCGATACGAGTCTCGCAGGAAAAGTTACGGTTCAAGGAGCAGGAGCAGGAAAACTTCCAACAGCAAGCGCCATGGTGGAAGACTTGACTTATGTGCTGCAGCCTCATTCTGTAGTAAGAAAGAAAAAAGTAGAACAGCATGCTGCTAATAGTAGCGAAGACACAAACTTCACATCAGTTGGAGAGTATGTAGTCATAGGTTCATCTGTAAGCTTTCATGGAACGGATGACGTACAAATTTTAAAACAAGAAATAAAAGAAGAGCTTGTTTTTCTTCTGATCGAGTGTCAAGTGAGTACGGCAACTCTATTAAAAGAAAACCCTGAACTGGCTGTTTATGAGGTGGCGGGAAAGGAGAGGAAAAAAGCGGTTAAGCTAGAACAGAAGGATACATTACTTAAAAAAGTAATAAATCTATAG